DNA from Rosa rugosa chromosome 6, drRosRugo1.1, whole genome shotgun sequence:
TTCTAAATTTACTTGCTTAGTGGATTCTTAGAGTCTAAGTTCTATGATTCTATCGCCTTCGAGTTGGTATTTGGCATTGATTTTCCTAGAATATTAATTTACAAATTCGAGCTAGTTATAATCCTTTCAGACCTTCCCAAGCTGCAAGCAGCTGGACGGGGTCATTGGGAAATCTTATAATTAAGACCAATTCTTTGTCCTCAATCTTTCTTATCCACTATGTTTTCAAATTTGGTTACTTTCTTTACCCATAGATATTTCAAATTAATTGTACAAAGCTTTAGTCTTGTCTTTCCAACTAATTAAGAAACTCATAgatgtaataggagaaggtgaGATCGATCGAAGAAGTGAATGGACTAATTCCTCAATGACCTCAGCGGTTTTGATAACCTAGCTACAAGGTATTTCATTTGCTAGGTAGCAAGTATAGCTGAAGTGTATAATTAATCTGATTTTACTAGGAAGGAAGGATCTCAAGGTGAGAATGACATTATCTTAATTAGTGAACTCAACAATAGCTCCTGTATCATCTTCCATCGGTAGAGTAAACAGCAAGTAATATTACTCTTTAGTTTGTTGACGCAAGTGTTTTCTTTTTATCAACAATAAATGTGAAACACCCCTGCAAATCTGCAATTGACTGACATGTACGTGCATATCTGATCAATTTGATTTTGAGAATGAAAACCATCTCAATTCACAGGTCGGTGAGCTGTGAactgtgacctgttggtaagttataaatATTCCAATATTGTAAAAGTCATGAGTTCGATTCTTACTGACATATATAAGGGTGAGGTGGGTTAAAggtttaataaataataataataataaaattaaaaaaacatctTAAATCACATGGTTAGAGGCTGCAAAATCTAATCAATGCAAAAATTCCATAAATTAGTGCTATTACACCTTAAAGGCCTAATTaacatatgtttttttttttttgaataaagggctggtgcggttgccctcaagccttgattaatgaaactgtagaatacaagggggggacattgagcctaaacccttaATTACAATAAACAACTAGAGTATTTCCCGAACTAgtatcaggaatctctacagaagacatgtattcaaacaagcaccaattagcaaagagtgctctaatggctactccatttgctttgacatagcggtgacataacggaaagataactcgatatgtaacccgattacaacgtagcataatttcCATAAGCACagttttcctactatgttgccgccggaggatagatccgacgacacttagtttcaccctgccactaggcggtagcgaccatttgacaaagcaaggaactcgctgcctacctagagcagacaagacactttgagtgcacacacatgcatatagcccgactagccctacacaatACATGCAGGGAATTATTACTCGCAAAATGCGCAACCAAActaaataacataaaaaaataacaacTAGAAATAAAATAACAGCCCAGACATATGTTTTGAAAGTCTGAATATATTTTATCAGACAAGCGCAATCAATTAATCCCAAGACAAACTAACTCCAATTGTAGCAAAAATATAATCGGTGTAAATGAATGTCTAGTTCAATATGAAACCCTACTACGAGACTACAAAATATGAAATTATCCCCCTTAGAAACCAATTGATTTTGGTTGAAAAACTAATCAAAAGAATCATATTGGTCGTTTGTATCTTACTTGTCAGGGGGCGGAGAACAGTGTGGAGGCTTGCCGGGTCCTAAACCACCCCCAGCTAAAAAACATGGCCCACACCATTTTCAGCCCATTCACAATGAATTTCATGGACCAACCACATGAGTCTgatagagaaggaaaaaaaaaaaacaagcgaACATACCTCATAACAAATCAGATTATGAATGAAATATATTTGGCTTTTTGTGTGTAAATAAGGCGGGTTGAACCGGGCGTGGGgttgagcctcccagttagatTGGATTCCAAACTCCTTAGTTAGATTGGATTCCAaactccttaaaaaaaaaaaaaaaaaagagggattgaataaaaaatttattgatttGAATGTGAAAAGAGTATAGTTCTCAGATCAACAGAGTCTCCATCGATCTACAAGAGAATGTGATGTACATTTAGCCTAATTCCTGAAACCCCCATTCCAATATAGAAGTAGTGTATCTCAATTCATCTATACCCACACTAGTATTCACTATGTATATTACTATATACCCTGCTTGTTGTATAGTATTAACACACGTACTTCAGAGTTTAGACAGGTTTTTGTGGACAAAAGTTAATATTTATGCTTAACGTATTTGAACGAAACTTATATAATGAAATCACACATAAATTACATATGATAAACGAACACGTATTTGATGTTTAGCGCTAATCACACATAACAAGCAAGGACAAACATCACGAACTTATGATATTtgctattttgttttattttacgTTTAGAGAAGATAATATTTTAAGCCGAAATTGTTTCAGGCAGTATACTGCCAGAAGAATCCAATAAATCACTTGCAAAATTATAAATCAAATACAATACATACATAAGCAGTGAGCATGGAGCACTGATGGAAAGCTAATAATTGTAATGGACACCATCATATTCATATATACGTCGACCTCATTGATGATGTGTGAGGGTGAGGTGTGGTGCCGAGGTCAGCTACCATCTGCTGCCACAGTTTTTCTTCCCTCTCAGAGAAATTCCTCTTTTGATCATCTCCAGATGGAACGATAAATTGCTGCCCCCAATATTGCTCTCCAGCTGCAAAGTGTTGCACTTCCTGATTTTCTTCACCAGGAAAGGTACACGGCGGCAATGGAACTGTTTGTGCATTAGGGTTATTAATGCATGGAGGTTGCAAGCACTGTTCCTGTTCATCTTGTTCTACGCCTAACCCTAATGGCGGTGGTAATGCATTGGAAGTGGATAGTACAAGACATTCTTGCTTCGGTTGCTTGCTAATCAGGTTAGTTCCATCATCCAGGACAGAATTGTATCCGGGCATCTGTTCTTGccgttttcttttgtttatttcGGGTTCCTTTTTCTTTCGAAGTACACAAAGAACATAGTTTGTTTCTTGTTTCCTGTGTATGAGTTGGGATGGATCAAGTTCAAACTCATGCATGATCCAACAGCCTTCATGCGGGGATCCTTGGTTTTTATAACCGAATGTTTTCTTGTAGCCAATCACTCGATTAGTCTCCGGAGAAATTACTTTCTTGCCGGACTCTTCTTTCCAAGTGCCACCCCTTCCGACTGTTCGGCCTACCCGCGAGTCTTTTggagtcttcttcttctgctgagCGAAGAAGTAGAGGTCTTTGTTTTTCCTCAAGTCGTTTGCTCTTCTGGTTTTATATGTTTCCCATATCTCCCAAGGTTCTTGGTCACCGTATAGGTCACAGTCAAACACCACGAGGTCTCTGCCGGGTACTTGCTTTCCATGCACCATGGGCTTCAAGTAGCAGAGAAGCAGTTCATCTTCCATGGGGACAAATCTCTGTCCCGGTAGCAGATGATCGTCATGCCCACCGCTGTCCATTCTGTAACACTCTttcgttttctttcttttgcttgGCTTTGGATTGTTGCAATTAATGCAGTGGCTAGGTCAATTTATAGTAACTACTAACTTCGAGTCCGACTTGATCGTAAAATACGTGGGAAAATTGGATTTCCAATTAATAGAAGGTTTCTATTTCTTTTCCACATTAGTTACTGATTTGCAATATTACATCAGAAAATATCTGCAACATTTTTGTAAAACATTTATTTTCCGTTGTATTGAAGAGGAAACGAATATGCATCATGATATTAAAATATTTAGGGCTAAATATTGATTACTACCttgtagtttgggtccaaaatcaattcagtctctgaacttctaatttcatcaagaacacccttgcactttcaattaattttgatctaataggtccaatttattagtcttccgacaattgagtcatttaacttgttgacgtggctcataaatggcctatgttttatgatgtggtgttgaggtggtctgtatagtcaatttaggagtgagatcgACTATTAGAAATTTATCAAATatatagtttttcaacaaataatccaactataacttgaacccataacagaatattaacgaattggacctattagatcaaaattgaaagtgcaggggtgtttttgatgaaattagaaatctagggactgaattgattttggacctaaaccaaatagtagtaaccagtatttagcccaaatatTTATgtaggctctctctctctctctctctctctctcttatcgGACTTTTGCTATGGATTATCGGACTTTTTCTATGGATGTGGCCGATTGGGGCATGTCATAGAAGAATGAGAATTTGGAGAAAGGGATGAACTGGGaaacataataaaaaagttTGGGACAAGCTTAAGAGGAATTGGTTACACCCAGATGATGGAGATAGATGACGAAGCACCGGCCCCAAAAACTGCAGGAACTAGGCGGAGGTCTCAGGTTGAATGGGTTCCAAGAGTGACTGGTAACTACTCCGATCCGGCAACCAGTCGGTCAGTCTCCAACGGGCGTTGGGTATACGCGCCGCTCCAAATCATCCTCACGCGATCCAAGGACCACAATCAGATCCCACTGACAAGCAGGAGCATGCTGTCCTAGCTCTGGAAAAAGCTACCTTGCCGGGAAGCCCAGACAAAATCGGGAACAAAGACAAAGGAATCATATATGCTGGTACAATGCAGATCTGACTCAAGCACATCCAAAAGACCAGTCATCGGGGATCAGCGCCCAATTCGGGACTGGCTAAAAACAGGTATCACAATCTCTGAGCCTCTCCAACAGGTCTTTACTGGTCCTAATAGCTGGTCACATGCTAAGAATACCCCAAGCATCAAACCATCCCCCACTTTCAAAAGCCAAACCAGTGCACCTCCTAACCTAGAAGCCCAAGATGAAAACATGTTAAACCTTGAACCAGCCCATCATGACCAGTGCTTAGATTTGTGCTGTTTCGATAAAAAACCTTTTACCAAGGCCCATCATGCTAGACTATTTGGAATAATTAACCCCATTGTAACAACACCAACCAAAGCCCAGTTTAACCATCCCCATGAAGAGATAACAGCACCAGGCCAAAACAGCCGTCCACCAGCCCAAGAGAAAATTGCCCCTGTTAGACATTAGGTCTGCTGACCTAATTGAGAGAGATGATGCATCGAACCGAAAGGCTAGAAAAATAGAAGCAGGCCAGGAAAAAAGTTGTGACTCAAGTTGGTTCACTCCCAATCACTCGTCAATGTGAGCAAGGTGGTAGGCGTTTGAGAAAAAGAAGTACGAGTTTAACTAGCTCTCTCAAGGCGGAGAAGAAGATGGCAGAGGCCATTCCTGCTGATGGTGAGTTTTGTGAAGCTGATCTGATGGATGTTAGAGTGGATGTGGCAAACTTCTCATTGAATAAGAACATGATGGAGGATATTGAGATGATGAATGTGGTGGTTAACTCCACAGGCGGTGGCGGCTGGCCTTTAACATCCACATCATCGCCATGATACACCTAATTTGGAATTGTCGAGGATTGCCGATTTGGGCAATCCTCGACACAAAATGCTCTCAAAGAGCAAATCAAGAAACATCAGCCTCAGTTGGTTTTTTTTATCAGAAACAcatatgaagaagaaaaacgTGGAAAAAGTCCAGAAAAAAATGGGATTTGTTTGTGGTCATGGTGTTGATCCATATGGAGAATCAGGAACTGCTAGTGGTCTCACGCTTTGGTGGCACTAGGACCTCGTGGTTGATATTATTTCTCAATCAAATAATATGATTGATTTATTTGTCTCAATCCCCAGTCAAAGTAAAAGCTTCAGAGCGACCTGGCTCTATGGCCCCCCAAGACATGCTGATCGAAGAAGTTTATGGGATGACATAAGAACCTGGATTGGAGGGATGGTAAACCTTGGATTTGTGCCGGCGACTTTAATGATTTTTTATGGCAATATGAAAAACAAGGTGGGATTCCCTGTGCACCTAACATAAGAAGCTTCTTAGGAGAGTTCATGGATGCAAACTCTCTAATTGATCCTAGTTTCAAAGGACATCGATTTACATGGATACAGAGAAGAGAAGATGAAATCCAAGTGCAAGAGAGACTTGATAGATTTTTGTTCAATGATAGTTGGGTCACTTCATGGCCAGAATCAAGTGTGTTGCATGGCCCTTTTGCAGGATCAGATCACTGCCCAGTAATCATGTACTCCAACCCTCATTTGAAAAAGGGTGCCAAACCTTTTAGATTTGAGCCTTTCTGGGTTGATGATTCGAAGTGTGAAACTATTGTTAGGAAAGGTTGGGATGATATAGTCCAGGGGGAGCCTTATATCAGATGGGCAAAGAAGTTGAAAAATTGTAAAGGAGAGTTAGTAAGGCGGAGCAAGGAAAAGTTTGGAAATAATAGAAGAAGAATTGACTCTCTAATGCTGGAACTAAATAATGCTCAAGCCAACTTGAATTGCTCATCATCCTTAAGTTGTATGGGAGAGGGAAGAAAAGTTTTGGATGCAACGCTCGAGAGTCGAGAATCAAATGGCTGGCCCATGgtgataaaaactcaaaatttttCCATGTAACTACTCTCTGTAGAAGACAAAAGAACAGAGTTCTCAAACGAAAAATTGGGGATGATGTTTGGGTAGAACAAGAAGGACAGATCAGAGAAGAGTTCGAAAGATACTTTGAGAATTTATTCACGACTTCAGGGCAAAGGGAATGGACCGATGTGCTTGCCTATGTTCCCTCTTTAGTCACAAGTGAAATGAATGTGGAGCTAGTGAAGCCAGTAGATATAGAGGAGATAAAGTTAGCTGTCCATCAACTGGGACCATTGAAATCCCCAGGAGAAGATGGTTTCTCGGGGTTGTTCTATGTCAAATTTTAGGAAATCATTAGCGAAGTGGTTCAGAATGCAGCTCTGGATTTTTTTTACACACTTGCTAAAAGCATTCAATAGAACCCAGATTGTGCTTATCCCTAAAATCCCCTGCCCAGAAGAAGTTGTTAACTTCAGGCCCATCAGCTTGTGTAACTTTGCTTACAAAATCCTATCTAAAGTGCTTGCAAATAGGCTAAAGCCTCTGCTCCCAGAGTTGGTGTCGCCATTCCAAAATGCTTTTGTGGGTGATAGACAAATCCAGGATAATGTTTTTATAGCTCATGAAGTGTTCCATCATTTGAAGCTCAAGAAGTCCTCTAAGATATTTGAAATGGGGGTAAAACTCGACATGAATAAAGCTTATGATCGAGTTGAGTGAGACTTCCTGGAAGTAGTTTTGATCAAAATGGGGTTATGCATTCCTTGGGTTTCTCTAATCATGGAGTGCATTTCAACTGTTTCTTTTTCAGTGATCCTAAATGGGAAGGCAGGAAGGAATTTCAAGCCCACCAGGGGTCTAAGACAGGGAGACCCACTGTCTCCTCTGTTTATATTAGTCAGTGAAGCGTTATCCCATATGATTTCAGAAAAGTGCAGAACCTCAGAGCTTTAAGGCATCAGGATTGGCAATGGACCAATGATTTCTCACTTGTTCTTTGTCGATGATTCTCTCCTATTTCTAAGTGCAACACAGCAAAACTGTAGAAATAtgtgtcaggccaaaatgctcattttgggtccaaacaatatGATCCACACACTAAACAGGTATTCCATTGCTTCAGGTCAGACTATTAAGTTTGAGAAATCAAATACCTTAATGGATTTAAGATCTCAATTCAGTGACTCTATGGGAATAAGAGACACTGATAACCCCAGCAAGTATCTTGGAAAGCCTACTATTTGGGGCCGGTCAAAGAAAGAGGTGTTGGGCTATGTGAAAGAGAGGATCTCAAAGAAAATTCAAGGTTGGAAAAAATGTAATCTAAACCAAGCTGGAAAAGAGGTTCTCATCAAAGCCGTAGCGTCTGCTGTCCCTACTTACCCAATGTCTTGCTTAAAATTTCCGACCAATCTATGCAATGAGATCAATTCCTCAATTGCTGAGTTTTGGTGGGAAAGCTttgatgaaacaaaaaaaatacactGGAAGAATTGGCATGAAATGTGTTACTCTAAGCTATCGGGTGGAATGGGGTTCAAAGATGTTGAATCTTTCAATAAGGCCCTTCTTGCAAAGCAATGTTGGAGACTAATTCAGAATCCTGCCTCCTTTTGGGCTCAAGTAATTAAAGGCATTTACTATCGAGACGAAAACTTTATGAATGCTTTGAAAGGTGGAAAGGCTTCTTGGGCATGGTCAAGTCTTTTAGAAGGTAGAGAGATTATTGCCAACGGAGCTAAATGGCAGGTGGTGAATGGCAAATCTATAAGAATCTGGGCAGATAAATGGTTGGGCAGTAACAAGGTCGGGCACCCTACTCCAAATCTTCCTATTAATTCATGTTGCTGCTCCTACCCTGGTATCTGAGCTAATTGATGAGGACCTAAGTAGCTGGGATGTGAACTCAATCAACTCGATAGCCTACCTTCTTACAGATGATGAAATTCAAGAAATCAAGAAAATGGCAATAGGTGATACAAGCTGTGATGATAGGATTGTGTGGCCAGGTGAAAAATCAGGGAAGTTCCCCGTAAAATCGGGTTATCATTGGATACACCAAAGAATTCCAAAACCCTTGAACCTCAATGCCCAATCATCCCACCACATTCAGCCCCTTACTTGGAAGCTACTCTGGCATTCCAAGGTTCTTCCAAAAATCAAGATTTTTCTTTGGAAAGCAGTATCTAATTACATCCCCACCATGTTGGCCCTCTTCAAGTGAAAAGTTACCAATTTCCCACTTTGTCCCCTCTGCAAACTAGCACCAGAGTCCACTGAACTTATGTTATTCTTCTGTAATTGGGCAGAAAAGGTATGTTTTGCTAGTCCCATTCTCTATAAACCAAACTTCCAGTCTTTTACAAGTTTCGATAGATGGATTTCTGGTCTGGCGACAAGTAAAGATTTTACAAAAGAACAACTAGATTGGATTCTTACTCATATGGCTTTCATCTGCTGGAAAATCTAGAAGGCGAAATGCACTATCGTGTATGAACTTAAAGGAGAGGTATTGCCTGACTCAGGGAAGATTGCTTCCATTGCTTTTGTGGCAGCAAATGAGTTCCTGCATGAAACTCACAAAAGTCGAGATCAAAGGATTGGGCAGAACAGTCTAACAATTAGAGTTCAAGACCTTAGATGGGTACCTCCTCAGGAGAACTTTATTAAGTTGAACACAGATGGATCTTGGATCAAAAGTACATGTGAAGGAGGCCTGGGAATTGTGGCTAGAGATGCTTCTGGACATCTTGTGGGGGGAGCGGCGAAGCAAATCCATGCAGGCTCACCCATCCAAGTGGAACTATTGGCAATCTCAAAAGCTCTCTCATTGGCATTAGATAAGAGATAGGACAATATCGAAATTGAATCAGATTCCAGAGAAGCTATTGATGCTATCAGAGGCAAGAAGAATATCAGCTGGGAAGCTTACCCTATTATAATGAAGATTCGACATAAGCAAGCAAGATTTCCTCATATCCGTTGGAATTGGGTTAATAGAGAAGTGAACCAAGCAGCAGATTGCTTGGCCTCACTTGCCAGGAGGAGGTTGTGCACTGAGGCATGGGTGATTAGACCCCCAACCTCCCTTGTTTTTGTTCTCTCAAGAGATGGCCTCCCGTGTCCTCCTGACAATGGAATTGAAGCTTCCCCAACAATTTGAAGCGGTGCTCACCAGTTTCTTTTAGTTTatgctttttagctattttagtCTAGATTTGGTTGGTGTTTTTTCCTTGGTTGTATCTGCAAGCTTGGCTTGATGGCCAGCTCTTCGTTTCTTAGTGGCTCTGCCTTGGCGCAGTTTGTTTCCTTCGGGTTAATGAATGCAtctttcagaccaaaaaaaaaaaaaggctctctctctctctctctctttttttttttttttttttttttttgtg
Protein-coding regions in this window:
- the LOC133716590 gene encoding NAC domain-containing protein 96-like; translation: MDSGGHDDHLLPGQRFVPMEDELLLCYLKPMVHGKQVPGRDLVVFDCDLYGDQEPWEIWETYKTRRANDLRKNKDLYFFAQQKKKTPKDSRVGRTVGRGGTWKEESGKKVISPETNRVIGYKKTFGYKNQGSPHEGCWIMHEFELDPSQLIHRKQETNYVLCVLRKKKEPEINKRKRQEQMPGYNSVLDDGTNLISKQPKQECLVLSTSNALPPPLGLGVEQDEQEQCLQPPCINNPNAQTVPLPPCTFPGEENQEVQHFAAGEQYWGQQFIVPSGDDQKRNFSEREEKLWQQMVADLGTTPHPHTSSMRSTYI